The Desulfuromonas versatilis genome has a segment encoding these proteins:
- a CDS encoding CreA family protein yields the protein MKRIGVIVGAFALLLLLAFGGWILSRPERGTTGAVSTKFRLLGPNDKIVVDGFDDPKVKGVACHVSRAQTGGIKGGIGIAEDTSDASIACRQVGPISFVGELRDGEQVFDERRSVLFKKLQVVRFFDPERNVLVYVSYSDRVIEGSPKNSISTVPIMPWPQK from the coding sequence ATGAAACGCATTGGCGTAATTGTCGGGGCGTTTGCCCTATTACTGCTTCTGGCCTTCGGCGGGTGGATTCTGAGCCGGCCCGAGCGCGGCACCACCGGCGCGGTCAGCACCAAGTTCCGCCTGCTTGGGCCCAACGACAAGATCGTGGTCGACGGTTTCGACGATCCCAAGGTCAAGGGGGTGGCCTGCCATGTGAGCCGGGCGCAGACCGGCGGGATCAAGGGGGGGATCGGCATCGCCGAAGACACCAGCGATGCCAGCATCGCCTGCCGGCAGGTGGGGCCGATCTCTTTCGTCGGCGAGCTCAGGGACGGGGAGCAGGTTTTCGATGAGCGCCGCAGCGTTCTGTTTAAGAAACTGCAGGTGGTGCGCTTTTTCGACCCTGAGCGCAACGTGCTGGTCTACGTCTCCTACAGCGACCGGGTGATCGAGGGGAGCCCGAAAAACAGCATCAGCACCGTGCCGATCATGCCCTGGCCACAGAAGTGA
- a CDS encoding cupin domain-containing protein: MRDISVKHNPPRAELEKLGVFSWPIWEKDVSDFPWTYGEREVCYLLEGEVTVTPQGGGPVTFGTGDLVSFPAGMSCFWQVTRAVRKHYRFG, from the coding sequence ATGCGCGATATTTCGGTCAAGCACAACCCGCCGCGCGCCGAGTTGGAAAAGCTGGGGGTGTTCTCCTGGCCGATCTGGGAAAAGGATGTCTCCGACTTCCCCTGGACCTACGGCGAGCGGGAAGTCTGCTATCTTCTCGAGGGGGAGGTGACGGTCACCCCCCAGGGGGGTGGGCCGGTTACCTTCGGCACAGGGGACCTGGTGAGCTTTCCCGCCGGCATGTCCTGCTTCTGGCAGGTGACCCGGGCGGTGCGCAAGCACTACCGTTTCGGCTGA
- the pgm gene encoding phosphoglucomutase (alpha-D-glucose-1,6-bisphosphate-dependent) yields the protein MALHPLAGQPAPKSILPNIPRIITEYYTRQPDPQVDAQQVSFGTSGHRGTSVKGTFNEAHILAITQAICDFRSQAGTDGPLFLGMDTHALSEPAHASALQVLAANGVQVRIAENLQYTPTPVISHAILSHNKGRQGQLADGIVITPSHNPPDNGGIKYNPPNGGPADTDVTAWVADRANGYLRQGLQGVKRLSYDQALAAATTAFHDFVTPYVADLENVIDMQAIKKAGLRIAADALGGSGLGFWRPIAEKYGLNIEVLNGHPDPTFSFMSVDKDGKIRMDCSSACAMAGLIGLKDDFDIAFGNDPDFDRHGIVTPSAGLMNPNHYLAVAIHYLFGNRKGWRTDAAVGKTLVSSSMIDRVAADLGRPLAEVPVGFKWFVDGLVDGSFGFGGEESAGASFLRKDGSVWSTDKDGFILCLLAAEITAVTGRDPAQHYQELVGKFGAPVYTRIDAEASAAQRAVLGRLSPEQVTADTLAGEAITAKLTRAPGNGAEIGGLKVTTANGWFAARPSGTEDIYKIYAESFKGEEHLKLILTEAKAIVSAAFQAAGV from the coding sequence ATGGCGCTTCACCCTCTGGCGGGTCAGCCGGCACCGAAATCGATCCTTCCCAACATCCCCAGGATCATTACCGAGTACTACACCCGGCAGCCCGATCCGCAGGTGGATGCCCAGCAGGTCTCCTTCGGCACCTCGGGCCACCGCGGCACTTCGGTGAAGGGGACCTTCAACGAGGCCCACATCCTCGCCATCACCCAGGCGATCTGCGACTTCCGCTCCCAGGCCGGAACCGACGGCCCCCTGTTTCTGGGAATGGACACCCACGCCCTCTCGGAGCCGGCCCATGCCAGCGCCCTGCAGGTACTGGCCGCCAACGGGGTGCAGGTGCGCATCGCCGAGAACCTGCAATACACCCCCACCCCGGTGATTTCCCACGCCATCCTCAGCCACAACAAGGGGCGCCAGGGGCAACTGGCCGACGGCATCGTCATCACCCCCTCGCACAACCCGCCCGACAACGGCGGCATCAAGTACAATCCACCCAACGGCGGCCCGGCCGACACCGACGTGACCGCCTGGGTCGCCGATCGCGCCAACGGCTACCTGCGCCAGGGGCTGCAGGGGGTCAAGCGCCTGAGCTACGACCAGGCCCTGGCGGCGGCGACCACCGCTTTCCACGATTTTGTCACCCCCTACGTCGCCGACCTGGAAAACGTCATCGACATGCAGGCGATCAAAAAGGCCGGCCTGCGCATCGCCGCCGACGCCCTGGGCGGCTCGGGCCTCGGCTTCTGGCGTCCCATCGCCGAAAAATACGGGCTGAATATCGAAGTGCTCAACGGCCACCCCGACCCCACTTTCAGCTTCATGAGCGTGGACAAGGACGGCAAGATCCGCATGGACTGCTCCTCGGCCTGCGCCATGGCGGGGCTGATCGGGCTCAAGGACGATTTCGACATCGCCTTCGGCAACGACCCGGACTTCGACCGGCACGGCATCGTCACCCCCTCGGCGGGGTTGATGAACCCCAACCACTACCTGGCGGTGGCGATCCACTACCTGTTCGGCAACCGCAAGGGATGGCGCACCGACGCGGCGGTGGGCAAGACCCTGGTCTCCTCGTCGATGATCGACCGGGTGGCGGCCGATTTGGGGCGGCCTCTGGCCGAGGTCCCGGTCGGCTTCAAGTGGTTCGTCGACGGGCTGGTGGACGGCTCTTTCGGCTTCGGCGGCGAGGAGAGCGCCGGGGCGAGCTTCCTGCGCAAGGACGGCAGCGTCTGGTCGACGGACAAGGACGGTTTCATCCTCTGCCTGCTGGCCGCCGAGATCACCGCGGTGACCGGCCGCGATCCGGCCCAGCACTACCAGGAGCTGGTCGGCAAATTCGGTGCCCCCGTCTACACCCGCATCGACGCCGAAGCCAGCGCCGCGCAGCGGGCGGTGCTCGGCAGGCTCTCGCCCGAGCAGGTCACAGCCGACACCCTGGCCGGCGAGGCCATCACCGCCAAACTCACCCGCGCCCCGGGCAACGGCGCCGAGATCGGCGGGCTCAAGGTCACCACCGCCAACGGCTGGTTCGCGGCGCGCCCCTCGGGGACCGAGGACATCTACAAGATCTACGCCGAGTCCTTCAAGGGCGAGGAGCACCTGAAGCTTATCCTGACCGAGGCCAAAGCGATCGTCAGCGCCGCGTTCCAGGCCGCGGGGGTTTAG
- a CDS encoding rhodanese-related (seleno)protein codes for MTIRWLLVTLLAAGMLLGCLGQVPAADLVPRITPAELQAELGSADLVIIDVRRAADWESSDGKIPGAAREDGASPEKWSGKYPRTQKLVLYCAUPSEGTSASVALKLKEMGYTRVYALQGGWKAWVDGGYLVEKK; via the coding sequence ATGACCATACGCTGGCTTTTGGTAACACTACTTGCCGCGGGGATGCTCCTGGGCTGCCTGGGGCAGGTTCCCGCCGCGGACCTGGTTCCGCGGATCACCCCCGCGGAGCTGCAGGCCGAACTCGGGTCCGCCGACCTGGTGATCATCGACGTGCGTCGGGCAGCGGATTGGGAAAGCAGCGACGGGAAAATCCCCGGCGCCGCCAGAGAGGACGGGGCCTCCCCGGAGAAGTGGTCAGGGAAGTACCCTCGGACCCAGAAACTGGTCCTGTACTGTGCCTGACCGAGCGAAGGCACCAGCGCCAGTGTGGCGCTGAAACTCAAGGAAATGGGATACACTCGGGTCTACGCCCTCCAAGGAGGCTGGAAGGCCTGGGTGGACGGCGGGTACCTGGTAGAAAAGAAATAA
- a CDS encoding YkgJ family cysteine cluster protein, producing the protein MECRVGCAACCIAPSISSAIPGMPQGKPAGERCVQLTADNRCRLFGSAMRPAVCRQLRPAAEMCGESAAQALAYLELLERQTGPCKETS; encoded by the coding sequence ATGGAATGCCGCGTGGGGTGCGCAGCCTGCTGCATCGCGCCGTCGATATCCTCGGCGATTCCCGGGATGCCGCAAGGCAAGCCCGCAGGGGAGCGCTGCGTCCAGTTGACCGCCGATAACCGCTGCCGGCTGTTCGGTTCGGCCATGCGTCCCGCGGTCTGCCGACAGCTGCGTCCCGCCGCAGAGATGTGCGGGGAGAGTGCCGCCCAGGCGCTGGCTTACCTGGAGCTGCTGGAGCGGCAAACCGGACCCTGCAAGGAAACAAGCTGA